Genomic DNA from Acidimicrobiales bacterium:
GATCCAAGCCACCGCAACCGCCGGCGTCGGCATCTCGCACGGGTCCAGCGTGCTGTCCGACCGGTGGGTCGTGCCGTGGATGACCATCGGTGAGGGCGAACAATCCGTGCTGGTCGTCACGGCACCGGCCGGTGCGCTGGTCGAGGTCCAGCTGATGGTCGCCGGGGAACTGCTGCCTCCCGTTCGTTCCGCCGTTCCGGCCGAGGGCCGGGCACAAATCCCGCTCGCCGGCCCCGTCGCCGACGCGGCCGTGGTCGTCACCTCCGACGCGCCCGTGGCGGTCGAGGTCCAAGTCGTCACCCCCGAGGGCCGTCTCGCCGTGATTCCCGGGGTGCCGTCGGTGACGCCAATCGGCCCCGCCGCCCAGGGAACAGGAGCGAACGAATGACCCGCATCCTCGTGCTGATCGCCCTCACCGTGATCGCGGTGGGTGTGGCGTGGGCACTGCAACGCCGCCGACCCGATGCCCCGTCGGCGCCCTCGTACCGCGCCCCTCGCCAGCTCGACCGCGACGACTTCGACGTGCCGGCCGACCTCGACCTGGTCGTCGTCTTTGCCTCGTCGACCTGCGACTCGTGTCCGCTGGCGTGGGCGACCGTGACGGGGATCGAGCGGTCGGGGACCGGGGCGCAACGGGTGCTGGTGCAGGAGAACCCCGAGCTGCACAAGCGCTACAAGATCGACGGCGTCCCGACCACGTTGGTGGTCGATCGCGACGGTGTGGTGCACGCCAGCTTCTTCGGCCCGGTCGAGGCCGAGTCGATCATCGACGCGCTGGACTCGCTCAGCAGCGAATGATCAGTTGGCGGCAACCGCCGAGTCGAAGCTCGAGCCGTTGCCATTGGCCCGGGCCTCCTGCACGAACTGATCGATCTCGGCACCGCTGACGGTCTCGTTCTCGAGGAGCGTGCTGGCGATGCGGTCGAGGATCGGTCGGTAGGTGGTGAGCAGATCGCGGCACCGGTCTTCGGCGTCGAGCAGGATCCGCTGGGTCTCTTCATCGATCACCCGAGCGGTCTCGTCGGAGTAGTCCTTGCCGCTCATGAGGTCGTCGCCCAGGAACACCTGGCCGCCGCCACCCCACGCCATGGGGCCGACCTTGTCGGACATGCCCCACTCCTTGACCATCTTCTGTGCGGTCTCGGTGGCCTTCATGAGGT
This window encodes:
- a CDS encoding thioredoxin family protein; translated protein: MTRILVLIALTVIAVGVAWALQRRRPDAPSAPSYRAPRQLDRDDFDVPADLDLVVVFASSTCDSCPLAWATVTGIERSGTGAQRVLVQENPELHKRYKIDGVPTTLVVDRDGVVHASFFGPVEAESIIDALDSLSSE